GTACCCTGGCTCCCGCTGATGGTCCGTCGTGCTCCACGCTCGGCGGGACAACAGGGAACCCGGTGCGAATCCGGGGCTGCCCCGCAGCGGTGATCGGGAACGACCGCCATCACCCCGCCGGTTCGTCGGTGGGGTCCAGCACTGGGTGCGAACCCGGGAAGCGATGGCCAGTAGGCATTCCTTGCGTTGAGGCGCAGGACCAGCCCGAGAGTCCGAAGACCTGCCATCGGTCGGTGGGCCGTCGGTCCACTGCGTTCGGGACCGCGAGGGACGGTCGCGTGCGATCGGGCGAGGCCGCACCGGCCCCCACCCGTCCCGCTGGCTCCGAAGCCATCCGTTTCCGGTCCGGCGAGGAGCCTGCCTGTGATCACGTCCCGTTCCACCCGTCGAGCGGTCATCGGCGCCACCGCGCTGATCGCCCTGCTGACCGGGTGCTCATCCGCCCAGTCGGCCAGCCCGTCCCCGTCGGCATCAGCATCGGCATCGGCATCGGCATCGGCATCGGCCGGTGGTGTGGACGCCAAGGGGTGCATCACCGACTTCGACCCGAGCACCGACTACTTCCCGGTCAAGTCGCAGATCACCCACGCGACCAACTTCGCCATCAGCTATCACGACTCCTATCAGGTGCTGACCGTGCCGCAGCCCACGCAGGGCGGGGCCCCGGAGTCGTACGTGCTGGTCAAGTGCGGCGCGCCGACCCCCGAGCTGACCGGTGACCTGGCCGGGGCGCAGGTCATCACCACCCCGGTTAGCTCGCTGTACTCCGCCTCCACCACTCACCTGCCGTTCCTGGTCGAGTTGGATCAGCTCGACACTCTGACCGGGGTCGGCACCAAGGGCTTCATCTCCGAGAAGCAGGTGCAGGACCGGGTGGCCGAGCCTGGCGTGGTCGAGTTCTCCGCCGCCGGCACCGTGGATGCGGAGGCGGTCATCGCCGGCCAGCCCGACGTCCTGGTCACCGCGGGCACCGACGATCCCGGGTACGCCGTGGTCAAGGCGGCGGGCATCCCGGTGCTGGCCAACGCCGACTGGCTGGAGGACGACCCGCTGGGCCGGGCCGAGTACCTCAAGTACTTCGCCGCGCTGACCGGGACCGAGCAGCAGGCCGCCGCGGCCTTCGACACGGTCGAGCGCAGCTACCAGGAGCTCGCGGCCTCCGTCCAGGACGCCAATCCGGTCGCCGTCGTGCCCGGGCAGCCGTTCCAGGGCACCTGGTACATCCCGGGGGGCAAGTCCTACACGACCCGGTTGATCCAGGACGCCGGCGGCACCACCGCCTGGGCCGACGACGCCACCTCCGGGTCGATCCCCACCGATCTGGAGACGGTACTGGCCAAGGCCGGCACCGCCCCGGCCTGGCTGGCCAGTACGACCTGGACCACCACCGTGCAGGCCCTGGCCGAGGAGCCGCGGCTGGCCGAATTCGCCGCGATGAAGGCCGGCAACGTGTGGAACGCGGCCAAGGACGTCACCGCCGACGGCGGCAACAACTTCTACGAGCTCGGCGTGGCCCGGCCCGACCTGGTGCTCGGCGACCTGGTCGCGATCCTGCACCCGGATCAGGCCCCGAACCACGACTTCTCCTTCTACCTGCGACTGAGCTGACGTGCGTCATCGGCCGGCGCTGGTGCTCGGCGCCCTGGCGGCGCTGACGCTGGTGTCGGCCGTGCTCGCGGTCGGGGTGGGGTCGGTGCCGATCCCGCCGTCGACCACCCTGCGGTTCTTCACCGGCGGCCCGGTGGATCCGACCGCCGCGGTGCTGTTGCAGCAGGTCCGGCTGCCCCGCGCGGGGACCGCCATCCTGGCCGGGGTCGGGCTGGCGGTGGCCGGTCTGCTGATGCAGACGTTGTTCGCCAACCCGCTGGCCGATCCGTTCATCCTGGGGGTGTCCTCCGGGGCCAGCCTCGGGGTCGCGATCGCGGTGCTCGGCGGCGGCACGCTGGCCGGCGGCTTCGTGGCCGGGTTGGGGCTGACCGGCCGGGCCGGTCTGGTCACCGCCGCGGCGATCGGGGCGTTGGCGGTGCTGATGCTGGTGCTGCTTCTGGGCCGGTGGGTGCGCTCGGTGGTCGCGCTGCTGTTGATCGGGGTGATGATCGGCTCGGCCACCACCGCGCTGGTCTCGCTGCTGCTGGCGTTTTCCGCACCGGACCGGATCCAGAAGTACGTGTTGTGGGGGCTCGGTTCGGTCAGTGGCACCACCTGGCCGGATCTGGCCTTCCTGGCCCCGGCGGTGCTGGTCGGGGTCGGGCTGGCGGCGTGGATCGCCCCGTCGTTGAACGCGATGCTGCTGGGTGAGCGGTACGCGGCGTCGATGGGGGTGGCGGTCGGCCGGGTACGCACCGCCGGCATCGTCGCCACCGCGGTGATGGCCGGAGCGGTGACGGCGTTCTGCGGACCGATCGCCTTCGTCGGGATCGCGGTGCCGCACCTGGCCCGGTTGGCCCTGGGCCGGGCCGATCACCGGTGGCTGGTGCCGGCCTGTGCGCTGATGGGCGCGGTGGTGTTGCAACTGTGCTCGGTGATCGCCCAGCTCCCCGGGTCCGACGGGGTGTTGCCGCTGAACGTGGTGACGGCGGCGATCGGCGCCCCCGTCGTGATCGCGGCCCTGTTGCGCAGCCGGACGCTGGCCGCCGGAGCGGCGGCATGACACCCTCTGTGTCAACCTCAGGCCGCAAGTTGCCCGCTGTTGATCTTGTTCGCGTTGCCGTGCCTGGCCGGGTCGTAAGGCTCTCGGTCGAGCCAGCAGCGGTAGATCACGCGCACCCAGGCGCGGGCCAGGACCCGGACGGCGTGCGGGTGGTCGTGCCCGCGTTGGATAGCTCTGCGGTAGACCTCGGCGGCCCACGGGCTTTGGTGGCGACTGTTGTCGGCGAACGTGGTCATCGCTTTACGGAATCGTTTGTTGCAGGCCCACCGGAAATGCACGGCATGATATTTACCGGACGCTTTGGTGACCGGGGTCAGGCCGGCCAACGCCGCGACGGCGTCGGGCGAGTCGTAGGCTTGCCGGGAATCGCCCCACTCGGCGAGCACCTGGGCGGCGTTGATCTGACCCGACCTTGGCAGCGACGTGAAGATCGCGGCGTCCGGGTGCTCCCCGAGGTGGGCGGTCACCGACCGGTCCAGGTCCTTGCGGGTCTCGCCCAGGGTGCGCAGCACGGCCACCAGCGCCAGCACGGCGTCCCGGACGGCCTCGACCAGGTCCGGGTCGGTGGTGCCGGCCGGCGCAGCCCGCAATCGGGTCAGCAGCTCCGCGGCCGAGCGGCGACCGGAGTAGCCGTGCTTGACGCAGAACGCGGCCATGCGCTTCTCACCCAGGCCCGCGGCGTGTTTGGCGGTCGGGTACCGGGTCAGGAACTCCAACGCGATCGGCGACTCGATATCGGCGAAAACCTTGGTGGCGCCGGGCCAGTGGGCATCGAGCAGGGCGGTCAGCTGGTTCGCCGTGGCGGTCCGCATGGCCACGATGTCATCGCGGGTGCGTACGACCGTACGCAGCGCCCTGGTCGCCGGGGTGAACGGGGTGGCCGGCCGCAGCCGGTGCGACCGCAGCCGCAGATATTCGGCGATGACGGCGGCGTCGCCGGCGTCGGACTTGGCGCCGGACAGTACCTCCCCGTCGCGCCAGGTCTTGATCGCGTTCGGGCTGACCGGCACCACCGGGTAGCCCGCTTCGAGCAGGGCGTCGACCAGCCGACCGTCGGGCCGTTCCAGGGCGACGCTGACCTGCATCGGGTCGCTGGCCAACCGACCCAGGCGGGCCAACAGGGTCGCGAATCCGTCGGCGGTGTGCTCGATCGTGAACTGCGCGGTGATCTTCCCGGCCGCGTCCTGCACACACACGGCGTGCGTTTGGGCGGCCCAATCGATACCGACGTAGAAATCGCATTCGGGCAGGGACAACTCAACAACTCCTCACAACGGCAGCGACGACTCGGCGAGGAGGCCGATCACCGGGCGGTCACTGACTGGCGCTCTGCGGCGCGTCCCTCTGTTGCCGGTCTACAGCCCCGCGAGAACCGGGGGCGGCGGTGTCATGCAGGCCGTCGAACGGCGACCGGCACAGGCCGTCACCCCGGCTCCCGCCGAGTCCCTACAACGAGCACCCTCTCAGGGCCCGCAACAAGGAGTGTTCACCAGTGACCGGCCGGGCCGATCTGGTGGTCGAGCGGCTGACGGTGGGTTACCCGCAGCGGCGGCGGTTCGCCCGGTCCGACCGGGTGGTGCTCGGGCCGGTGTCGGTCCGCGCGGCGGCCGGCCGGATCACCCTGCTGCTCGGTCCCAACGGCGCCGGCAAGTCCACCCTGCTGCGCTCGATCGCCGGGTTGCAGCACCCGCTCGGCGGGCAGGTCACGCTCGGCGGGGCCGATCTGCACGCCCTCGATCCCCGCACCCGGGCGGCCCGGATGGCGGTGGTACTGACCGAGCGGTTCGACCCCGGGCTGTTGCGCGGCGAGGACGTGGTCGCCCTGGGCCGGTTCCCGCACCGGGCCCGGTCCGGCTCGTTCACCGCCGACGACCGGCGGGCGGTGGCCGAGGCGTTCGCCGCGGTGCACGCGCAGGAGCTGGCCGACGTCCTGCTGGCCAAGATGTCCGACGGGCAGCGGCAGCGGATCATGATCGCCCGCGCCCTGGCCCAGTCCCCGTCGCTGCTGCTGCTGGACGAGCCGTCGGCGTTCCTGGACGCACCGGCCCGGATCGAGCTGCTGGCCGTGCTGCGCCGGATCGCCGCCGAACGCACCATCCCGGTCCTCGCCTCCACCCACGACGTGGAGGCCGCGGTGCAGCTGGGCCAGGACGGCTGGCTGATCGGTCCGGGTCCGCAGGTGACCAGCGGCCCGGTGCGGGAGCTGGCCGCGGGTGGAGCGATCGGTGCGGCCTTCGACACCGATCAGGTCCTGTTCGATCCGAGTTCCGGACGTTTCGGCCTGCGTGGCATCAGTTGATTCAGGGTCGAAAGTCAGTGCGGCAGTTCTGTCAGCAACGCGCGTAGTTCCTCCGATTTGGCCGGGGACCAATTGGGGGGCTCCAGAACCGAGGCCCAGCCCTCGACGAACTCCAGCGTGTAGGTGTGGCCGTGCCCCGGCGGGGTGTCCACCGGTTCGAGCATGTCGAGGGTGACCTGCCAGAAAGTGACGAACGGTATCCAGATCATCTCGTCGGTGACATCAGGTCCGGCCGGCTCGACCAGCCAGTCCGGCCGGTGCAGAATCAGGTCCGGGCTCAGCCACACGATCGGGTCCGAAGCGTGCTGCAGGTACAGCACCCTGGCGCCGTCCCAGGACGCATCGTCCGGCGGGATGGAGGCCGCGGGATCGTTGCTGAACCGGACGGTCTCGCCGCCGCGGTAGACCGGCTGTACTTCCGGACTTAACGCGTCCCGCTGGTCGGTGAATTCCCGGTTCAACGGGTTGAACGCCGGCGAACCGGCCAGCAGGATGCCGTCGGTCCGGTTGGCCATGTCCGCGTCGCCGCCGAACGGGGACTCCATCATGAACGAGCCGAGGCTGAGCCCGAAGCCGTAGAGCTTGGGCCGGTGGTCGGGGGGAAGGCTGGACCAGACCCGATAGACCTCATCGAACAGCGCTCGGCCGGCCTGCCGGGCTTTGTCCTGGTCGACCAGGAAGGATGCCCAGGACGGCAGGTACGAGTACTGGATCGCCACGGCGGCGCTGTCACCTCCGGTCTCGTATTCGAAGGCGCCGATCGCCGCCGGATCCACCCAGCCCGTCCCGGTGGTGCCGGTGACGAGCAGGTGGCCGCGGTCGAAGCCGCCGGCCCGCTGCAGGTCGGCCACCGCCAGCCGGGCGCGGTCACGCACGTCCTGCGCGGACGCAAGGCCGGCGTAGGCGCGAATCGGTACGGGCGCCGGAGCACCGATGAACGCCTGGATCTGCCCGGGAGTGGGACCGGAACCGGTGAAGTTGCGGCCCTGGTAGCCCAACGTGTCCCAGCCGATCAGCGATCCCGGACCACCGGACCGCAGGCCGGTGGTCGGCTGCACCGCGGTGTCGCTGGTCGTCGTGTCGCGGACGGCGAACATTCGGTCGGTGATCGCCAGGACCCCGTCGACCAGCACCCCGGACACCAGGCCGACCGTCAGCCCGGCCGCCAGCAGCCAGCCGACGACGCGGGCCGCTCGATCGCCCATCCATCGACTCAGCCGCCGGGCCGCCCATCGGTACACCTTTGCGATCCCCCGGCCGGCGGCGACCAGCCCGACGAACACCAAAACGGCTACCACGGGCAGGATCAGGCGAGAACCCAGGTCCTGCGGTTCGGCGTTCACCAGCGCCCGGATCTGGTCCTGCCACCGCTGTCCGAGAAGGTAGGACGTGACCAGGGCGACGCCGGCCACGATCCCGAACGCCGACCACGACCAGCGGCGTGCCGCGCGGGCCGGCCGGTCCGCGAACTGCCGCCACACCCAGGCACCGGCCACGCCCAATCCGTACCCGATGGCGCCGGTCAAACCGCCGACCACTCCCTGGAACGCGCCCGGCCGGGGCACCAGGGACGGGGTGAACGCCAGGCAGACGAACACCAGCGCGGTCCAGGATCCGGGCAGGGTATAGCGGAACCGCGGTCGCCGACCACGGTCGGCAACCGCACCCGAGGACGCCGGTGCGGACTGCTCGGCCGGCTCGTTCGACCGCCCGTCTCCGACCGGTTCGCGATCCTGCGCGGCGGTTGCCTCGTTCGATGTCACGTCGACCATCCTCGTTCACCCTGTCCGGACGCCGGTGCGGAATCAGGCCATCTGCACGAAACCCACGCCCAGGCAGTTGATTCCTGCGTGTGCCAGCATCGGGGCCAGCAGGCTGCCGCTGCGCATCCGCAGCACGCACAGGACCACGCCGGCGGCTGCGGTGAAGGCGACGGTGCTGCCGACCCGCAGCACGAGCCCCATTGTCCCGCTGCCCGCCACCTGGTCGAACGCCTGGTTGGCCGACCCGCCCCCCAGGGCCGGGACGACGTGCCACGCACCGAACAGCGTCGATGAGACGAGGGTGGCCAGCCATCGTCCTCGTTCACGACGCACCACCGCCCACAACACGCCTCGGAAGGCGAACTCCTCGGGCACGACCGTGCCCAGGGGGATCACCAGCAGCGCCGCCAGCGCGGTCTGCGACCAGGCGCCCGACCCACCGGCTACCAGCGCGCGGACCGGCGGGACCACCAGCGCCACCGCGTAGCCGGCCGCGGCCATCGCGACAACGGCTCCGCCCCAGCGCAACCCCGTTCGCCAGGTCGCCCGGCTCAGCCCCAGATCCGCGATGCTCAATCCGGCCCATCGGGCCAGACCGGCCATCGCGGTCGTGACGCCGATCCCGATCAGCACACTCCAGGTCGGCCAGCGGTGGAAGGCCAGGCCGGCCCCCGTCATCAGGGCCAGCCAAACCGGCAGGGTCAGCCACCCGGACCTGCCCCGGCGGCCCGGCGCGTCGATCCGAGGAGCAGTCACGGCCGCCATCATGCCCGTCCGTCAGTTGGCGAATTCCTTGCCGTGCACGGCCAACGCCCAGATCACGGCCACGTCCAGGGCGATGATGACCAGGCTCCAGATGGGGTAGTAGGGCAGCCACATGAAGTTCAGTACGGCGCTGAGTCCGGCGACGCCGATCCCGACGAACCGGGCCCAGGCTGCGCCGGTGAACACGAAGAACCCCGCGACCGCCACGCCGATGCCGACGAGCAGGTGGATCCAACCCCACGTGGTCAGATCGAACTCGAAGATCCACTTCTGGCCCACCACGTAGAAGTCGTCATTGAACAGCGCGACCAGTCCTTGGAAGGCGTGGAACGCGCCGATCAGCACCATGGCGACGCCGGCAAACACGATGAAGCCGCTGGCGACGGCGGCGCCGCGGGAGGTGTCGGTGGTCTGAGACATCGGGTGTCTCCCTTCCGAATGCGAGTTGGCTATGAGCCGACAGGCCCATGAACACCCTCTAAGCCTCGGATACGTCCTTTCTCATACGAACTGGATGAACGGGCAGCAACGGCTCAGATCAGCCCGAGGTCGCGGCCCCGGTCCACCGCCGCCCGCCGCGAGGACACCCCGA
This genomic window from Nakamurella multipartita DSM 44233 contains:
- a CDS encoding ABC transporter substrate-binding protein; translation: MITSRSTRRAVIGATALIALLTGCSSAQSASPSPSASASASASASASAGGVDAKGCITDFDPSTDYFPVKSQITHATNFAISYHDSYQVLTVPQPTQGGAPESYVLVKCGAPTPELTGDLAGAQVITTPVSSLYSASTTHLPFLVELDQLDTLTGVGTKGFISEKQVQDRVAEPGVVEFSAAGTVDAEAVIAGQPDVLVTAGTDDPGYAVVKAAGIPVLANADWLEDDPLGRAEYLKYFAALTGTEQQAAAAFDTVERSYQELAASVQDANPVAVVPGQPFQGTWYIPGGKSYTTRLIQDAGGTTAWADDATSGSIPTDLETVLAKAGTAPAWLASTTWTTTVQALAEEPRLAEFAAMKAGNVWNAAKDVTADGGNNFYELGVARPDLVLGDLVAILHPDQAPNHDFSFYLRLS
- a CDS encoding FecCD family ABC transporter permease; its protein translation is MRHRPALVLGALAALTLVSAVLAVGVGSVPIPPSTTLRFFTGGPVDPTAAVLLQQVRLPRAGTAILAGVGLAVAGLLMQTLFANPLADPFILGVSSGASLGVAIAVLGGGTLAGGFVAGLGLTGRAGLVTAAAIGALAVLMLVLLLGRWVRSVVALLLIGVMIGSATTALVSLLLAFSAPDRIQKYVLWGLGSVSGTTWPDLAFLAPAVLVGVGLAAWIAPSLNAMLLGERYAASMGVAVGRVRTAGIVATAVMAGAVTAFCGPIAFVGIAVPHLARLALGRADHRWLVPACALMGAVVLQLCSVIAQLPGSDGVLPLNVVTAAIGAPVVIAALLRSRTLAAGAAA
- a CDS encoding IS110 family RNA-guided transposase — encoded protein: MSLPECDFYVGIDWAAQTHAVCVQDAAGKITAQFTIEHTADGFATLLARLGRLASDPMQVSVALERPDGRLVDALLEAGYPVVPVSPNAIKTWRDGEVLSGAKSDAGDAAVIAEYLRLRSHRLRPATPFTPATRALRTVVRTRDDIVAMRTATANQLTALLDAHWPGATKVFADIESPIALEFLTRYPTAKHAAGLGEKRMAAFCVKHGYSGRRSAAELLTRLRAAPAGTTDPDLVEAVRDAVLALVAVLRTLGETRKDLDRSVTAHLGEHPDAAIFTSLPRSGQINAAQVLAEWGDSRQAYDSPDAVAALAGLTPVTKASGKYHAVHFRWACNKRFRKAMTTFADNSRHQSPWAAEVYRRAIQRGHDHPHAVRVLARAWVRVIYRCWLDREPYDPARHGNANKINSGQLAA
- a CDS encoding ABC transporter ATP-binding protein, with the protein product MTGRADLVVERLTVGYPQRRRFARSDRVVLGPVSVRAAAGRITLLLGPNGAGKSTLLRSIAGLQHPLGGQVTLGGADLHALDPRTRAARMAVVLTERFDPGLLRGEDVVALGRFPHRARSGSFTADDRRAVAEAFAAVHAQELADVLLAKMSDGQRQRIMIARALAQSPSLLLLDEPSAFLDAPARIELLAVLRRIAAERTIPVLASTHDVEAAVQLGQDGWLIGPGPQVTSGPVRELAAGGAIGAAFDTDQVLFDPSSGRFGLRGIS
- a CDS encoding alpha/beta hydrolase, translating into MVDVTSNEATAAQDREPVGDGRSNEPAEQSAPASSGAVADRGRRPRFRYTLPGSWTALVFVCLAFTPSLVPRPGAFQGVVGGLTGAIGYGLGVAGAWVWRQFADRPARAARRWSWSAFGIVAGVALVTSYLLGQRWQDQIRALVNAEPQDLGSRLILPVVAVLVFVGLVAAGRGIAKVYRWAARRLSRWMGDRAARVVGWLLAAGLTVGLVSGVLVDGVLAITDRMFAVRDTTTSDTAVQPTTGLRSGGPGSLIGWDTLGYQGRNFTGSGPTPGQIQAFIGAPAPVPIRAYAGLASAQDVRDRARLAVADLQRAGGFDRGHLLVTGTTGTGWVDPAAIGAFEYETGGDSAAVAIQYSYLPSWASFLVDQDKARQAGRALFDEVYRVWSSLPPDHRPKLYGFGLSLGSFMMESPFGGDADMANRTDGILLAGSPAFNPLNREFTDQRDALSPEVQPVYRGGETVRFSNDPAASIPPDDASWDGARVLYLQHASDPIVWLSPDLILHRPDWLVEPAGPDVTDEMIWIPFVTFWQVTLDMLEPVDTPPGHGHTYTLEFVEGWASVLEPPNWSPAKSEELRALLTELPH
- a CDS encoding CPBP family intramembrane glutamic endopeptidase, which encodes MAAVTAPRIDAPGRRGRSGWLTLPVWLALMTGAGLAFHRWPTWSVLIGIGVTTAMAGLARWAGLSIADLGLSRATWRTGLRWGGAVVAMAAAGYAVALVVPPVRALVAGGSGAWSQTALAALLVIPLGTVVPEEFAFRGVLWAVVRRERGRWLATLVSSTLFGAWHVVPALGGGSANQAFDQVAGSGTMGLVLRVGSTVAFTAAAGVVLCVLRMRSGSLLAPMLAHAGINCLGVGFVQMA
- a CDS encoding DUF7144 family membrane protein is translated as MSQTTDTSRGAAVASGFIVFAGVAMVLIGAFHAFQGLVALFNDDFYVVGQKWIFEFDLTTWGWIHLLVGIGVAVAGFFVFTGAAWARFVGIGVAGLSAVLNFMWLPYYPIWSLVIIALDVAVIWALAVHGKEFAN